One Coriobacteriia bacterium genomic window, ACGCCGTCGCGCACGTCGCACTCGTAGTCCTGTGTCGCGTAGATGATGTCAAAGCCCGCGGTCCAGATCGCGACGGCGGCGCCCAGGACCCACGGCGCTGGGTTAGTCAGCGGCGCACCCACCGCGGCCCAGCCGCCGGTCACGCCCAAACCGAGGCAGATGCCCAGCCAGAAGTGGCAAAACCACGTGAAGCGCTTCAGGTACGGGTAGACGACGAAGAACGCCAGCGGAATCGGCCACAGCCAATGCGTGATCGGTGCAAGCTGAAAGCACGCGAGTACGTAGGCCACCAGCACGATCGCCGAGAACACCCAGAGCTCGGCGCGCGAAATCGTGCGCGCGGGAATCGGCCGACCAGCGGTACGAGGATTGCGTGCGTCTATCTCGGCGTCCACCGCGCGATTGACGACGAAGGCGAAGCTGCGCGCACCCACCATGGCGACCGTAACCCAGATCAGCGCCCACAGCGTAGGCATTGGGTTCTGGGGGTCGCCGAAGGCCGGGTTGACCCAAGGTGTTGCTACGGTCCCGCCGACGACCGCCGCGCCGTACAGCGCGCCGAGGTAGGCGTACGGCAGCGCGAAGATCGAGTGCTCGAACTTGACCAGCTCGGCGAAGGTCTTGACCTTGCCGGACCGCTTGATGGCCGCCTCGCTCACAGTCCCAGCTCGCCCCACAGC contains:
- a CDS encoding 4-hydroxybenzoate octaprenyltransferase; amino-acid sequence: MSEAAIKRSGKVKTFAELVKFEHSIFALPYAYLGALYGAAVVGGTVATPWVNPAFGDPQNPMPTLWALIWVTVAMVGARSFAFVVNRAVDAEIDARNPRTAGRPIPARTISRAELWVFSAIVLVAYVLACFQLAPITHWLWPIPLAFFVVYPYLKRFTWFCHFWLGICLGLGVTGGWAAVGAPLTNPAPWVLGAAVAIWTAGFDIIYATQDYECDVRDGVHSIPADFGVATGLTVTRITHALTIVLFALGGWLLGVGWAYYAGVAIAAGLLFYENAIISPDDMSRVNAAFFNVNGMVAVVVLLGGVVDRWPR